From Halapricum desulfuricans, a single genomic window includes:
- a CDS encoding UbiD family decarboxylase: MGLRRFLDDVGDRVTLTEPAETRFELPALAVQDERRPIVFESVADYPDVRAVSNLISSRALIGEALGVKPAEIIDAVSTAMDDPLSLERTEPAAFEHVADDPDVAEHVPIPIYYDEHERQYFASTIVVTKDPETGVHNLSFHRMMYDSGNRLVMRLVERHLHDIYTRTDGGLDVAIVMGVHPAVEIAAATSFSPDMSELELANRLLGGELATTEFHGLTVPSEAELVMQATITDERAEEGPFVDLSRTWDRTRQQPVVEVNELHARPDPLARMIVPGRKEHAHLMGIPQEPRIYRIVENTVPTVENVVLTPGGCSWLHGVVQIDKRTEGDPKNAGMAALAAHPSMKKVTVVDRDIDPADPDAVEWATATRMQPDRDVETIENAKGSSLDPSQDYETGTLTKWIVDATVPGDRERSEFAEVTVPGADELDLSEYQ, encoded by the coding sequence CGGCCGATCGTCTTCGAATCGGTCGCGGACTATCCCGACGTGCGCGCGGTATCGAATCTGATCTCCTCGCGGGCGTTGATCGGCGAGGCGCTCGGCGTCAAACCCGCCGAGATCATCGACGCCGTCAGTACCGCGATGGACGATCCGCTGTCCCTGGAGCGGACTGAACCCGCGGCCTTCGAGCACGTCGCGGACGACCCCGACGTCGCCGAGCACGTCCCGATCCCGATCTACTACGACGAACACGAGCGACAGTACTTCGCCTCGACGATCGTCGTCACGAAAGATCCCGAGACGGGCGTGCACAACCTCTCCTTTCACCGGATGATGTACGATTCGGGCAACCGGCTGGTGATGCGGCTGGTCGAACGCCACCTCCACGACATATACACGCGCACCGACGGCGGGCTCGATGTCGCGATCGTGATGGGCGTTCACCCCGCGGTCGAGATCGCCGCCGCGACCTCGTTCTCGCCGGATATGAGCGAACTCGAGCTCGCCAACCGCCTGCTCGGCGGAGAGTTGGCGACCACGGAGTTCCACGGGCTGACCGTCCCCAGCGAGGCCGAACTCGTCATGCAGGCGACGATCACCGACGAGCGCGCGGAGGAAGGTCCCTTCGTCGACCTCTCCCGGACCTGGGACCGGACCCGACAACAGCCCGTCGTCGAAGTGAACGAACTCCACGCCCGACCCGATCCCCTGGCGCGAATGATCGTTCCCGGCCGGAAGGAACACGCCCACCTCATGGGTATTCCCCAGGAACCGCGGATCTACCGGATCGTCGAGAACACCGTCCCCACCGTCGAAAACGTCGTGTTGACGCCGGGCGGCTGTTCGTGGCTGCACGGCGTCGTCCAGATCGACAAGCGGACCGAGGGCGATCCCAAGAACGCCGGGATGGCCGCGCTGGCGGCCCACCCCTCGATGAAGAAAGTCACTGTCGTCGATAGGGATATCGATCCCGCCGACCCCGACGCCGTCGAGTGGGCGACCGCAACGCGGATGCAGCCCGATCGCGACGTCGAGACCATCGAGAACGCCAAGGGGTCGTCGCTGGACCCCTCGCAGGATTACGAGACGGGGACGCTGACGAAGTGGATCGTCGACGCGACGGTCCCCGGCGATCGCGAACGCTCGGAGTTCGCCGAAGTGACTGTCCCCGGCGCGGACGAACTCGACCTTTCGGAGTATCAGTGA
- a CDS encoding aconitase X, whose translation MHLTKEEERLLESDSPAVRKAMELLVELGDIYGAEEMVEIESAQASGISYKSIGDPGVEFLEGFAEEGAEVSVTTFANPAGMDFATYEEMGVSEEFAEQQRRIRDALQEMGITLSFTCTPYLAGNLPRRGQHIAWAESSAVSFANSVIGAKTNREGGPSALSAAITGRTPKHGLHLDENRRPTHRIDVDVDLETQSDFAALGSWTGRIVEDGKPYFTGIDAATTDELKALGAAMAASGAVALHFVEGVTTDREPPEAVESATFGTGERDEEYAELNDGEDPELVVIGCPHCSPEEIEDVAATVEGETLESDLWVCTSGAVKTWADRNGHTETIEAAGGQVLADTCNVVSPIEEMGYETSATDSAKAANYLPGFGDQQVVFDDKLALLEEVME comes from the coding sequence ATGCACCTGACAAAAGAAGAGGAACGACTGCTCGAATCGGACAGCCCGGCCGTGCGCAAGGCGATGGAACTGCTGGTCGAACTCGGCGACATCTACGGGGCCGAGGAGATGGTCGAGATCGAATCCGCCCAGGCCTCGGGCATCTCCTACAAGTCGATCGGCGACCCCGGCGTGGAGTTTCTGGAAGGGTTCGCCGAGGAGGGCGCGGAAGTGTCGGTGACGACCTTCGCGAACCCCGCCGGGATGGACTTCGCGACCTACGAGGAGATGGGTGTCAGCGAAGAGTTCGCCGAACAGCAACGCCGGATCAGAGACGCTCTCCAGGAAATGGGAATCACCCTCTCTTTCACCTGTACGCCTTATCTGGCGGGGAATCTGCCACGCCGCGGCCAGCACATCGCGTGGGCGGAATCGTCGGCCGTCTCGTTTGCCAACAGCGTCATCGGCGCGAAGACCAACCGCGAGGGCGGCCCCTCAGCGCTGTCAGCGGCGATCACTGGCCGGACACCCAAACACGGCCTGCATCTGGACGAGAACCGCCGGCCGACCCACCGTATCGACGTGGATGTCGACCTGGAGACGCAGTCGGACTTCGCGGCGCTCGGCTCGTGGACCGGCCGGATCGTCGAGGACGGCAAGCCCTATTTCACCGGGATCGACGCGGCGACCACCGACGAACTGAAGGCGCTCGGCGCGGCGATGGCCGCCTCGGGAGCCGTCGCGCTACACTTCGTCGAGGGGGTCACGACAGACAGGGAACCGCCCGAAGCCGTCGAGAGTGCCACCTTTGGCACGGGCGAGCGCGATGAGGAGTACGCCGAGTTGAACGACGGCGAGGACCCCGAGTTGGTCGTCATCGGCTGTCCCCACTGCTCGCCCGAGGAGATCGAGGACGTCGCGGCGACCGTTGAGGGCGAGACCCTCGAAAGCGACCTGTGGGTCTGTACCAGCGGCGCGGTCAAAACCTGGGCCGACCGCAACGGCCACACCGAGACCATCGAGGCGGCGGGCGGGCAAGTACTGGCCGACACCTGCAACGTCGTCTCCCCGATCGAGGAGATGGGCTATGAGACCAGCGCGACTGACTCGGCGAAGGCTGCCAACTACCTGCCCGGATTCGGCGACCAGCAGGTAGTCTTCGACGACAAACTCGCCCTCCTGGAGGAGGTGATGGAGTGA